A DNA window from Brassica napus cultivar Da-Ae chromosome C1, Da-Ae, whole genome shotgun sequence contains the following coding sequences:
- the LOC106397046 gene encoding stress-response A/B barrel domain-containing protein HS1-like: MEEAKGPVKHVLLAKFKDDVTQEKIDELIKGYANLVNLIEPMKAFQWGKDVSIENLHQGFTHIFESTFESKEAVAEYVAHPIHVEFANMFLGSLDKVLVIDYKPTSV, from the exons ATGGAGGAAGCAAAGGGACCAGTGAAGCACGTTCTGCTTGCTAAGTTCAAAGACGACGTAACCCAAGAAAAGATCGACGAACTTATCAAAGGTTACGCGAATCTCGTCAATCTCATTGAACCTATGAAAGCTTTCCAATG GGGAAAAGATGTGAGCATAGAGAATCTGCATCAAGGTTTCACACATATCTTTGAATCCACATTTGAGAGCAAAGAAGCTGTAGCTGAGTACGTTGCTCATCCTATTCACGTTGAGTTCGCCAACATGTTCCTAGGCAGCTTGGATAAAGTGTTGGTTATAGACTACAAGCCTACCTCTGTTTAG
- the LOC106397044 gene encoding pectinesterase inhibitor 2 → MATNMMNKYVLVLSCLIFFVMTGSLNAKPADIKAICGKAKNPSFCTNYMKSNPKTSGADIKTLATITLDSAQTSASGAMNKITPFAEKEPKRPLRSGYVLCVQNYRSTIRYLGEAKKSLASGDVRGQNINVSDAMKSSTYCQDEMLKSQR, encoded by the coding sequence atGGCAACAAATATGATGAACAAGTACGTACTTGTACTGTCTTGTCTGATCTTTTTTGTAATGACTGGTTCCTTAAACGCAAAACCTGCAGACATAAAAGCAATTTGCGGGAAAGCAAAAAACCCATCCTTCTGCACAAACTACATGAAATCAAACCCAAAGACATCAGGTGCTGATATCAAAACGCTTGCAACGATCACATTAGACTCTGCACAAACAAGCGCATCAGGAGCTATGAACAAGATTACACCTTTTGCCGAAAAAGAACCTAAACGCCCTTTGAGGAGTGGATACGTCTTGTGCGTGCAGAATTACAGGAGTACAATCAGATATCTCGGTGAAGCTAAGAAGAGCCTAGCGTCAGGAGATGTCCGAGGGCAGAACATCAATGTTTCAGACGCTATGAAATCATCTACATACTGTCAAGATGAAATGTTGAAAAGTCAAAGGTGA
- the LOC111201789 gene encoding uncharacterized protein LOC111201789: MAEYFQSKRGLRQGCSLSPYLFVLCMNILSHKIDRAAKERKFTFHPRCKSLALSHLCFADDLMVIVEGTKESIEGALSVFDEFAAWSGFSISIEKSTVYMAGVSSAERSRILVIFSFAEGTLPVRYLGLPLMTQVMRRWFGDKRAEGCKSGLWVEVNMEDGLGKISMGEMDKREFIKGEKVLASESQNSNGLLDVEEDVENERGDRGIIDMGIKREATVEKAVFSARRRRRHRTLELNEIEEELLAVKEKMRSNAEDVALWKRKSDFKPTFSTQETWMLIRDTKSTCNWAKGLGISCKRDSEK, from the exons ATGGCGGAGTATTTTCAGAGTAAGAGAGGTTTGCGACAAGGATGCTCACTCTCTCCTTATTTGTTTGTACTTTGTATGAATATCCTCTCCCACAAGATTGATAGAGCTGCTAAAGAAAGGAAATTTACATTTCACCCAAGATGTAAATCGTTAGCTCTTAGCCATCTCTGCTTTGCAGATGATTTGATGGTGATTGTGGAAGGTACTAAGGAGTCAATTGAAGGAGCATTGTCTGTGTTTGATGAGTTTGCTGCTTGGTCGGGATTCAGTATAAGCATCGAGAAATCAACAGTATATATGGCGGGAGTTTCTAGTGCTGAAAGAAGTAGAATACTGGTGATTTTTTCCTTTGCTGAAGGGACCCTTCCTGTTCGATATTTAGGCTTGCCTCTGATGACTCAGGTAATGAGAAG GTGGTTTGGGGATAAGAGAGCTGAAGGATGTAAATCTGGTCTATGGGTTGAAGTTAATATGGAGGATGGTCTCGGGAAAATCTCTATGGGAGAGATGGATAAAAGAGAATTTATTAAAGGGGAAAAGGTTTTGGCAAGTGAAAGTCAAAACTCAAATGGGCTCTTGGATGTGGAGGAAGATGTTGAAAATGAGAGAG GAGATAGAGGGATCATCGATATGGGGATAAAACGTGAAGCCACGGTAGAGAAAGCAGTGTTTAGTgcaagacgaagaagaaggcaCCGTACACTGGAGCTTAATGAGATAGAAGAAGAGTTATTGGCAGTAAAGGAGAAAATGAGAAGTAATGCTGAGGATGTTGCATTATGGAAGAGGAAATCAGATTTTAAACCGACATTCTCAACCCAGGAAACGTGGATGCTTATACGAGATACTAAGTCTACCTGTAACTGGGCAAAAG GTCTGGGAATATCTTGTAAGAGGGATTCTGAGAAGTGA